The nucleotide sequence GAGCCCTGGCGGGTGCACACCGTCGGCTTTCCGGCGATCGATCTGATTTCAGAGGGCCGGTATGCCAAACCGGACGAAGTGCGGGAGCGCCTGGGATTGGATCTGGCCCGGCCGGTGGTGCTGTTCACGCAGCACTCAGTCACGACCGAGTTTGATCAAGCCACGGCCCAGCTCATGCCGTCCTTGCAGGCGATCGAGGAACTGGCGGGCGAAGGGGTCCAGGTGGTGTTGACCTATCCGAACAACGATGCGGGCGGGCGGGCGATCATCCAGGCGCTTGATGCCTTCGGCGCCCGGAAGATCAAGGGCACGAGCGTGCACCGGTCACTCGGCCGGTCGCTGTATCACGGGGTGCTGGCCCTGGCCCGGGGGGCGGGCCTGCGGGTGGCCTGTGTGGGCAATTCCTCCTCGGGGCTCAAGGAAACGCCGGCTTTTGGCTGTCCCACGGTGAATATCGGATCCCGGCAAGAGGGGCGTCTGCGCGGCCAGAACGTCATTGATGTCGCCTACCAGGCCGGGGCCATCCGGGATGGAGTCCGGCGCTGTCTTTTCGACGAGGCCTTCCGCGAGGTCTGCCGCACGGCGCCGAATCCTTATTGGCTGGGGGACGCCGGGCCGAAGATTGCCGAGGTCCTGGCGACGGTGGCCTTGGATCAGAACCTGCTGCGCAAACGGATGACGTTGCGGGGCGAGGTGCGGGATGGCTGGTTCAGATGAGCGAAACACCCTTACTTCCCGAGGCCCTGTTGATCGAGGCGGTGCGCGCCATCGAGGTGAATCGCCGGCGGATGGCGGTCGTCGTGTCGGCAGACGGCAGGCTGCGTGGCACGCTGACCGACGGGGACATCCGGCGCCATTTGCTGGCGGGTGGAAGCTTGGATTCCCCGGTGGCGAAGGCGATGAATCCGAACCCCGTGGTGGCAGAAGACGGAGCGGGGGCCGGATACCTCAAAGACATCATGCGCCGAGGCAATATCCTGGCGGTCCCCTTGCTCGACAAAGAGGGAAGGTTTGTGCGCATGGTCCACCTGTTGGACCTGGAGGAAGGTGAGCCCCGGCAGGTCCCGATCGCGAATTTTGCCTTTGCCGTGATCATGGCGGGAGGGGAAGGCACCCGGTTGCGACCGCTCACGGCTTCCATTCCCAAACCGATGGTGGAGATTGGCGGGGTTCCGCTCCTGGAGCGACAGATCGGCCGGCTCGCCCAAGCGGGACTCAAGCGCGTTTATCTGTCGGTCAATTATCTGAGTCACGTCATCGAGGACTATTTCAAAGACGGCCAGGGTTTCGGTCTCGAGGTGAGGTACCTGCGCGAAACCGTGAAAATGGGCACGGCCGGGGCGCTGACCCTCCTGCCGGAGGTGCCGAGCGGGCCGATCATCGTGATGAACGGGGACATCCTCACCACGTCCGATTTTGCCAGCCTGCACGCCTTCCATGTCGCCCATGGCGCGACCATCACGATTGCCGCGATCGACCACAAGGTGGACATACCCTATGGTGTCATCCGGGCCGACGGGCACGTGGTGCGGGGCTTGGTGGAGAAGCCATCGGAGCGCTTCCTCTGCAATGCGGGCATCTATGCCGTTTCCGCGGCGGCCCTGCGCCAGCTGGCGAGCGGCAAGCATGTCAACATGACGGACCTGATCGACGCCTGTCTCCGGGACGGACTGCCGGTCGCGGTGTTCCCGGTGCATGAGTACTGGAATGACATTGGCACGGTGGCGGACCTGCAGAATGCGCGGGCGCACTTTGCCAAGCTGGAGGTGGTCAAATGATGCCCGCCCCGGGTTATCCGTTGTTGCCACCGGCGGGCCCTTGCGTGTGCATGACGGGTTGCCTCCGGTCCGGCCGGGGCCCCACCATCCCGACTTTCCTGATTACTCCATCCAACCTCCGTTCCCTCCATGACTAAAGCGTACTTTGGCCTCCCTGAGGAGGTGCTATTCTGCAAACGCTGCGTGATCTCAAACCAACGGCCGAGTTCCTCGGTCGAGTTCAAGCACCGCCCCGATGAGAAGAAGGCGACCATCGGATTCGGGGACGACGGGGTGTGCGACGCCTGTCGTTATCATGACGTGAAGGAAGCCGAGATTGACTGGGGCCAGCGGGAGCAAGCGCTGATGAAGATGCTGGATCAGCACCGGCGGAGCGATGGGGGCTACGATGTGATCGTCCCGGGCAGCGGCGGAAAGGACAGCGCCTACACGTCGCATATCCTCAAATACA is from Lacunisphaera limnophila and encodes:
- a CDS encoding nucleotidyltransferase family protein, yielding MSETPLLPEALLIEAVRAIEVNRRRMAVVVSADGRLRGTLTDGDIRRHLLAGGSLDSPVAKAMNPNPVVAEDGAGAGYLKDIMRRGNILAVPLLDKEGRFVRMVHLLDLEEGEPRQVPIANFAFAVIMAGGEGTRLRPLTASIPKPMVEIGGVPLLERQIGRLAQAGLKRVYLSVNYLSHVIEDYFKDGQGFGLEVRYLRETVKMGTAGALTLLPEVPSGPIIVMNGDILTTSDFASLHAFHVAHGATITIAAIDHKVDIPYGVIRADGHVVRGLVEKPSERFLCNAGIYAVSAAALRQLASGKHVNMTDLIDACLRDGLPVAVFPVHEYWNDIGTVADLQNARAHFAKLEVVK
- the neuC gene encoding UDP-N-acetylglucosamine 2-epimerase, encoding MAPDYALEDGGGKTHERPLIIRMKKRVIAIFTGNRAEYGLQYPIIRAVDKHPDMEYRLLVSGAHLDPNFGSTLQEIHADGFRVDAEIKIAMDAGSLFATAQAIGSGVLAISQAFAEMKPDLAVIYADRFEGLAAVIAASQMNIPTAHVEGGDLTEGGALDDSVRHAMTKLAHLHFTTNQQATNRILAMGEEPWRVHTVGFPAIDLISEGRYAKPDEVRERLGLDLARPVVLFTQHSVTTEFDQATAQLMPSLQAIEELAGEGVQVVLTYPNNDAGGRAIIQALDAFGARKIKGTSVHRSLGRSLYHGVLALARGAGLRVACVGNSSSGLKETPAFGCPTVNIGSRQEGRLRGQNVIDVAYQAGAIRDGVRRCLFDEAFREVCRTAPNPYWLGDAGPKIAEVLATVALDQNLLRKRMTLRGEVRDGWFR